The following coding sequences lie in one Desmodus rotundus isolate HL8 chromosome 1, HLdesRot8A.1, whole genome shotgun sequence genomic window:
- the ZBTB6 gene encoding zinc finger and BTB domain-containing protein 6: protein MAAESDVLHFQFEQQGDAVLQKMNLLRQQNLFCDVSIYINDTEFQGHKVILAACSTFMRDQFLLTQSKHVRITILQSAEVGRKLLLSCYTGALEVKRKELLKYLTAASYLQMVHIVEKCTEALSGYLEIDLSMKNNNQHTDLCQSSNPDVKNEEENADKDCEIIEISEDSPVNIDLHVKEEESNALQSTVESVTSDGQEMKSPELSSVDIGFKDNEICILHVESISTAGVENGQFSQPCAASKASMYFSETQHSLINSTVESRGTEAPGNQDQGSFCGNTEGSHGTANEVQNMEDVYSLRHQCPRCPRGFLHVENYLRHLKMHKLFLCLQCGKTFTQKKNLNRHIRGHMGIRPFQCTVCLKTFTAKSTLQDHLNIHSGDRPYKCHCCDMDFKHKSALKKHVTSVHGRSSGEKLPIHDLKKQNLL, encoded by the coding sequence ATGGCTGCTGAGTCGGATGTTCTGCACTTCCAGTTTGAACAGCAAGGAGATGCAGTCTTGCAGAAAATGAATCTCTTGAGACAGCAGAATTTATTTTGTGATGTGTCAATTTATATTAATGACACTGAGTTCCAGGGCCACAAGGTGATTTTAGCAGCATGCTCCACTTTCATGAGAGATCAGTTTTTACTCACGCAGTCAAAACACGTCAGAATCACCATCTTGCAGAGTGCAGAAGTTGGCAGAAAATTGTTGCTCTCTTGCTATACTGGAGCACTTGAAGTTAAAAGGAAAgagcttttgaaatatttgactGCTGCTAGTTACCTTCAGATGGTTCACATTGTGGAAAAGTGTACAGAAGCTTTGTCAGGATATCTGGAAATTGACCTTTCTATGAAAAACAACAATCAGCATACCGACCTTTGTCAATCCTCTAACCCAGATGttaagaatgaagaagaaaatgcagataaaGACTGTGAGATAATCGAGATTTCAGAAGATAGTCCTGTAAACATAGATTTACACGttaaagaagaggaaagcaaTGCTTTACAGTCTACGGTGGAGAGCGTGACATCAGATGGACAGGAAATGAAGTCACCAGAGCTGTCTTCAGTCGATATAGGGTTTAAAGACAATGAGATTTGTATCCTCCATGTGGAATCTATCAGTACTGCCGGTGTAGAAAATGGGCAGTTTTCACAGCCTTGTGCTGCCTCAAAAGCAAGCATGTATTTCTCTGAAACACAGCACTCACTGATCAATTCTACGGTTGAAAGCagagggacagaagctcctgggAATCAAGATCAGGGCTCATTTTGTGGGAATACTGAAGGAAGCCATGGTACAGCGAATGAGGTTCAGAATATGGAGGATGTTTATTCACTGAGGCACCAGTGCCCCAGGTGTCCACGAGGATTTCTTCATGTTGAAAACTATCTGCGCCACCTTAAGATGCATAAACTGTTCTTGTGCTTACAGTGTGGGAAGACGTTTACccagaagaaaaatctcaacCGGCACATTCGAGGGCACATGGGCATACGGCCCTTCCAGTGTACTGTGTGCTTGAAGACATTTACTGCTAAAAGCACACTGCAGGACCACTTAAACATACACAGTGGGGATCGGCCATACAAATGCCATTGTTGCGACATGGATTTCAAGCACAAATCTGCTCTCAAAAAGCATGTAACCTCTGTCCATGGCCGAAGCAGTGGTGAAAAACTACCCATTCATGATCtcaaaaagcaaaatttattGTGA